The following proteins come from a genomic window of Polyangia bacterium:
- a CDS encoding biopolymer transporter ExbD: MAQPSGQDAGGIIAGINVTPLVDVMLVLLVIFIVTAKIIVTPAVPMDLPRAAHGEEVQVVLSVIVPAGGPMLVNGAALPNDDALEASAGVALAGDPELRAVISADGSIPHRRIVHLLDLLRGAGVSRVAFGALPVDDRSR, translated from the coding sequence ATGGCGCAGCCTAGCGGCCAGGATGCCGGCGGAATCATCGCCGGCATCAACGTCACGCCGCTGGTCGACGTGATGCTGGTGCTGCTGGTGATCTTCATCGTCACGGCCAAGATCATCGTCACGCCCGCGGTGCCGATGGATCTGCCCCGCGCCGCCCACGGCGAAGAAGTGCAGGTGGTGTTGTCAGTGATCGTTCCGGCGGGCGGCCCGATGCTGGTCAACGGCGCCGCGTTGCCGAACGACGACGCGCTGGAAGCGAGCGCGGGCGTGGCGCTGGCCGGCGATCCGGAGCTGCGGGCGGTGATTTCCGCCGACGGATCGATCCCGCACCGGCGCATCGTGCACCTGCTGGATCTGCTTCGCGGCGCGGGCGTCAGTCGCGTCGCCTTCGGGGCGTTGCCGGTGGACGATCGATCGCGGTGA
- a CDS encoding TonB family protein, protein MIEEQRPAYPTEAQATGLRGDVAVMVTIDPQGAVTAVEIARGVAPSLDHAAMEAASRWRFLPATREDGVAVASRVQLLFHFEPPTAPVPSAAPVAAPQAAATPVAPSQESPAAAKRPTGPAALDVTVVGRRPATSRGASDFQIKVGDLAQIPRANASELLKLAPGILLTNEGGEGHAEQVFLRGFDAREGQDIEFSVGGVPINEAGNLHGNGYADTHFIIPELVEGLRVVEGPFDPRQGNFAVAGSADYDLGLGERGLSARYTLGSFGTERVLGLWGPPGESTHTFGAAEIYKTQGFGQNRDAQRGSAMGQYEGRFGESGTFRLTAQAYATHFHSAGVVREDDYQSGRLGFYGSYDQLATTRQAVPEGGDASRYSLAADIETHAGDTLLTQQVFVIKRDMRLLENFTGFLLDVQQPLQTLHSQRGDMLDLNVHEQTIGARGAARLSGDAFGQRQELELGYFARGDQAAGTQQRLEGSTGVPYLTDTDLVSQIGDIGLYGDANLHPWRWLSLRGGARAELLSYDVLNNCAAQSVAHPSTTNPPINQSCLTQQDMGRPREPDQVSATATTALLPRASVLVGPFRHVTVSASYGNGIRSIDPSYITQDIKTPFASVKAYEAGVGYAGSLRDVTVVARSVLFETVVDKDLIFDQTAGRNVIGIGTTRAGWLGALRLSGSFFDQSANLTLVRATFNDDHEAVPYVPGTVFRSDTALFHALPRSLFGRPVKASLGAGVTYVGRRPLPYGEVSQDILTVDASAALSWSHYEVRLLSTNLLNNQYRLGEYNYASDFKSQLPNPTLVPERTFTAGAPRGIFATFGINFGGAP, encoded by the coding sequence GTGATCGAGGAGCAGCGGCCCGCCTACCCGACGGAAGCGCAAGCCACAGGCCTACGCGGGGATGTGGCCGTCATGGTGACCATCGATCCGCAAGGTGCCGTGACCGCCGTCGAGATAGCGCGGGGCGTGGCGCCTTCTCTTGATCACGCGGCGATGGAGGCAGCCAGCCGCTGGCGCTTTCTGCCCGCCACGCGCGAAGACGGGGTCGCGGTCGCCAGCCGGGTGCAACTGCTGTTTCATTTCGAACCCCCCACCGCGCCGGTTCCGTCGGCGGCGCCGGTGGCCGCGCCTCAAGCTGCTGCCACGCCGGTTGCTCCGTCTCAAGAGTCACCGGCCGCAGCCAAGCGACCGACCGGGCCTGCCGCGCTGGACGTCACCGTCGTCGGACGTCGTCCGGCAACCAGCCGGGGCGCTTCCGACTTCCAGATCAAGGTCGGCGATCTGGCGCAGATCCCCCGGGCGAACGCCTCAGAGCTGTTGAAGCTGGCGCCGGGGATCTTGCTGACCAACGAAGGCGGGGAGGGCCACGCCGAGCAGGTGTTCCTGCGTGGCTTCGACGCGCGTGAGGGGCAGGACATCGAATTTTCCGTCGGCGGCGTGCCGATCAACGAAGCCGGCAACCTGCACGGGAACGGTTACGCCGACACGCACTTCATCATTCCGGAGCTGGTCGAAGGGCTGCGCGTGGTCGAAGGGCCGTTCGATCCGCGCCAGGGCAACTTCGCCGTCGCCGGCAGCGCTGACTACGATCTCGGCCTCGGCGAGCGGGGCCTGTCGGCGCGCTACACGCTGGGCAGTTTTGGCACCGAGCGCGTACTGGGATTGTGGGGACCGCCCGGTGAGAGCACGCACACCTTCGGCGCTGCCGAGATCTACAAGACGCAAGGCTTCGGTCAGAACCGGGACGCGCAGCGCGGCTCGGCCATGGGGCAGTACGAAGGGCGCTTCGGCGAAAGTGGAACGTTTCGCCTGACCGCGCAGGCTTACGCCACTCACTTCCATTCCGCCGGCGTGGTCCGCGAGGACGACTATCAGTCCGGACGCCTCGGGTTTTACGGCAGCTACGACCAACTGGCGACCACCCGGCAAGCCGTGCCCGAGGGCGGCGATGCCTCGCGCTATTCGTTGGCCGCGGACATCGAAACCCACGCCGGGGACACGCTGCTCACGCAGCAGGTCTTCGTCATCAAGCGCGACATGCGCCTCCTGGAAAACTTCACCGGGTTCTTGCTGGACGTTCAACAGCCGCTCCAGACCTTGCACAGCCAGCGCGGCGACATGCTGGATCTGAACGTTCACGAGCAGACGATCGGCGCCCGGGGCGCGGCTCGCCTGTCCGGCGATGCCTTCGGGCAACGACAGGAACTGGAACTTGGCTACTTTGCCCGCGGCGATCAGGCGGCCGGCACCCAGCAACGCCTGGAAGGGTCAACCGGCGTCCCGTATTTGACCGACACCGATCTGGTGTCGCAGATCGGCGACATCGGCCTTTACGGCGACGCCAACTTGCACCCGTGGCGTTGGCTCAGCCTGCGCGGCGGCGCGCGCGCCGAGTTGCTGTCGTACGACGTCCTCAACAACTGCGCCGCTCAAAGTGTCGCTCACCCGTCGACGACCAATCCGCCCATCAACCAGAGTTGCCTCACCCAGCAGGACATGGGGCGCCCGCGCGAGCCCGATCAGGTGAGCGCCACGGCGACGACGGCGTTGCTGCCGCGGGCGTCGGTGCTGGTGGGGCCCTTCCGGCACGTGACCGTGTCGGCGAGTTACGGGAACGGGATTCGCTCGATCGATCCGAGCTACATCACCCAGGACATCAAGACCCCCTTCGCCAGCGTCAAAGCGTATGAAGCGGGCGTCGGCTACGCAGGGAGCCTTCGCGATGTCACGGTCGTCGCGCGGTCGGTGCTGTTCGAAACGGTCGTCGACAAGGATCTGATCTTCGACCAGACCGCGGGCCGCAACGTGATCGGCATCGGCACCACCCGGGCCGGTTGGCTGGGAGCCTTGCGTCTCAGCGGCTCGTTCTTCGACCAGTCGGCCAACCTGACGCTGGTCCGCGCCACCTTCAACGACGACCACGAGGCGGTTCCTTACGTTCCCGGCACCGTCTTTCGTTCCGACACGGCGTTATTTCACGCGCTGCCGCGATCGCTTTTCGGGCGACCGGTGAAGGCGTCGCTGGGCGCCGGCGTCACCTACGTCGGCCGCCGGCCCTTGCCGTACGGCGAGGTCAGCCAGGACATCCTCACCGTCGACGCGTCGGCGGCGCTGTCGTGGTCGCACTACGAAGTGCGCTTGCTGTCGACGAACCTGCTCAACAACCAATATCGCCTGGGCGAATACAACTACGCCTCCGACTTCAAGAGCCAGTTGCCCAATCCGACGCTGGTTCCCGAGCGGACCTTCACGGCGGGCGCGCCGCGCGGAATTTTCGCGACGTTCGGGATCAACTTTGGAGGTGCCCCATGA
- a CDS encoding MotA/TolQ/ExbB proton channel family protein: protein MNVIESVKQVLLASGAGWVLWLLGMLSVSSLALAVERWLYLRRKGGDLEALARSLDEPLGQGDIAGAQRLLAASPTSAARIAGAGLRLADRGSHSAEKAMASASALERGRLERWLAFLATVGNNAPFVGLFGTVVGVIHAFEELGHGAPGHGATAAGQVASQAVMASIAEALVATAVGILVALPAVAAYNYLQRKVASLLAGADVLTNLVLAYIADGQHGPRRAPQLKEVADGAA from the coding sequence ATGAATGTGATTGAATCGGTCAAGCAGGTGCTGTTGGCGTCGGGGGCGGGTTGGGTGTTGTGGTTGCTGGGGATGCTGTCGGTCAGCAGCTTGGCGCTGGCCGTCGAGCGCTGGCTTTACCTGCGACGCAAGGGGGGCGATCTCGAGGCGCTGGCCCGTAGTCTGGATGAACCGCTGGGTCAGGGCGACATCGCCGGCGCGCAGCGATTGCTGGCCGCCAGCCCGACCAGCGCCGCTCGCATCGCCGGCGCTGGTCTGCGGTTGGCCGATCGCGGGAGCCATTCTGCCGAAAAAGCGATGGCCAGCGCGTCGGCGCTGGAACGTGGCCGTCTGGAACGTTGGCTGGCATTCCTGGCCACCGTCGGCAACAACGCTCCGTTCGTGGGTCTCTTCGGCACCGTGGTCGGCGTCATCCACGCCTTCGAAGAGTTGGGGCACGGCGCGCCTGGCCATGGCGCGACGGCGGCGGGGCAGGTCGCCTCGCAGGCGGTGATGGCCAGCATCGCGGAGGCGCTGGTGGCGACGGCGGTGGGAATCCTGGTGGCGCTGCCGGCGGTGGCGGCTTACAACTACCTGCAAAGGAAAGTGGCCTCTTTGTTGGCGGGCGCCGACGTGCTGACGAACCTGGTGCTGGCGTACATCGCCGACGGCCAGCACGGACCGCGCCGCGCGCCGCAACTGAAAGAGGTGGCGGATGGCGCAGCCTAG
- a CDS encoding ATP-dependent Clp protease proteolytic subunit: MSVPSRCARASIIPTVVEQTHQGERGWDVFSRLLKDRIVFLGAEINDALANVIVAQLLFLESDDPDKDVMMYINSPGGDVSAGLAIYDTMQVLRCPVATFCIGQAASMASLLLTAGAKGKRAALPHARVMIHQPLAGFHGQATDVEIHAREILKARETIDELYQRHTGQPAATIRKDTERDNFMSAEEAKVYGLVDQILTNSRPPRP; encoded by the coding sequence GTGAGCGTGCCCAGCAGATGCGCGCGCGCGTCGATCATCCCAACCGTCGTGGAGCAGACTCACCAGGGCGAGCGCGGCTGGGACGTCTTCTCGCGCCTGCTCAAGGACCGCATCGTGTTCCTGGGCGCGGAGATCAACGACGCCCTTGCCAACGTCATCGTCGCGCAGTTGCTATTCCTCGAGTCCGATGACCCCGACAAGGACGTCATGATGTACATCAACTCGCCGGGCGGCGACGTGTCCGCCGGCCTCGCGATCTACGACACGATGCAGGTGCTGCGCTGCCCGGTAGCGACGTTCTGCATCGGCCAGGCTGCCTCGATGGCCAGTCTGCTGCTCACCGCGGGCGCGAAGGGCAAGCGCGCCGCGCTGCCGCACGCGCGCGTCATGATCCATCAGCCGCTCGCCGGCTTCCACGGCCAGGCCACCGACGTCGAGATCCATGCCCGCGAGATCCTCAAGGCGCGCGAAACGATCGATGAACTCTACCAGCGCCACACTGGCCAGCCCGCTGCCACGATCAGAAAGGACACCGAGCGCGACAACTTCATGTCCGCCGAGGAGGCCAAGGTCTACGGTCTCGTCGATCAGATCCTCACGAACAGCAGGCCGCCGCGCCCGTGA
- a CDS encoding helix-turn-helix domain-containing protein, which yields MPKKTAPEGALFVRLPAAAVEKLDRAADALGVRKKDLVAGLVGRYVDPDSHRGLDALGALASHRGGPAAPDAGVSRGSYSFRAYDPPEVMNVEQAADFLQIEVAVVRELVEAGKLPGRKLGAAWRFSRAALVAWLSEPEKKR from the coding sequence ATGCCAAAGAAGACCGCGCCCGAGGGCGCATTGTTCGTGCGCCTGCCCGCCGCGGCGGTCGAGAAACTCGACCGCGCCGCTGACGCCCTGGGGGTGCGCAAGAAAGATCTGGTCGCGGGCCTCGTCGGGCGGTACGTCGATCCGGATAGCCACCGCGGCCTCGACGCACTGGGCGCGCTGGCCAGCCATCGCGGCGGGCCGGCGGCGCCCGATGCGGGCGTGTCGCGCGGGTCGTACTCGTTCCGGGCCTACGACCCGCCCGAGGTCATGAACGTCGAGCAGGCCGCTGACTTTCTCCAGATCGAAGTGGCCGTCGTACGTGAGCTGGTCGAGGCGGGCAAGCTGCCCGGCCGCAAGCTCGGCGCGGCCTGGCGCTTCTCTCGCGCGGCGCTCGTGGCCTGGCTGTCCGAGCCGGAGAAGAAGCGGTGA